From a region of the Mycobacteroides saopaulense genome:
- a CDS encoding ferrochelatase, with translation MDFDAVLLLSFGGPEGPQEVRPFLENVTRGRGIPSERLDEVAEHYFHFGGVSPINGINRALIDQISLQLQQAGRPLPVFFGNRNWHPMVEDTVADMRDKGIKRAAVFTTSAWGGYSGCTQYVEDIARARATVGDGAPELVKLRQYFDHPILVRLYAEAVKAAVSRAQGAPRLVFTAHSIPLAADRRHGPELYSRQVRYLAQLVAAATDHQDYDLVWQSRSGPPQVPWLEPDIVDHLGALKDRGKRSVVVAPIGFVSDHLEVVWDLDNEAREYADEHGIEFVRAGTPGADARFARLAVDLITEAAEGRAPLRASGIDPVAGYGFSVNGALCSAHCCVRLES, from the coding sequence GTGGATTTTGACGCGGTGCTTCTGCTGTCCTTCGGGGGTCCCGAGGGGCCGCAGGAGGTGCGGCCGTTTCTGGAGAACGTGACGCGTGGCCGTGGGATTCCGTCCGAACGGCTCGACGAGGTCGCCGAGCACTATTTCCATTTCGGTGGCGTCTCTCCGATCAATGGCATCAATCGGGCGCTGATCGATCAGATCTCGTTGCAGCTCCAGCAGGCCGGACGTCCGCTGCCGGTGTTCTTCGGTAATCGCAATTGGCATCCCATGGTGGAGGACACCGTTGCCGATATGCGCGACAAGGGGATTAAGCGGGCGGCCGTCTTCACCACCTCTGCGTGGGGCGGCTACTCGGGCTGTACGCAGTACGTCGAAGACATTGCCCGGGCCCGCGCTACGGTGGGGGACGGGGCGCCCGAGCTGGTGAAGCTCCGGCAGTACTTCGACCACCCGATACTGGTGCGGCTGTACGCCGAGGCGGTGAAAGCTGCGGTCTCACGCGCGCAGGGGGCCCCGCGGCTGGTGTTCACCGCACACTCCATCCCACTGGCGGCGGACCGACGGCACGGCCCCGAGCTTTACAGCCGGCAGGTGCGTTACCTCGCGCAATTGGTGGCCGCCGCAACCGATCACCAGGATTACGACCTGGTGTGGCAGTCCCGCTCGGGCCCGCCTCAGGTGCCGTGGCTGGAGCCGGACATTGTCGATCACCTTGGCGCGCTGAAAGATCGAGGAAAGCGGTCGGTGGTGGTGGCACCCATCGGATTCGTGTCGGACCACCTGGAGGTGGTGTGGGACTTGGACAACGAGGCCCGAGAGTATGCGGACGAGCACGGCATCGAGTTTGTCCGCGCGGGGACACCGGGCGCCGATGCGCGATTCGCGCGGCTCGCGGTGGACCTGATCACGGAGGCCGCCGAGGGACGGGCCCCGCTGCGGGCCAGTGGGATCGATCCGGTCGCCGGATACGGATTCAGTGTGAACGGCGCCCTGTGTTCAGCCCACTGCTGCGTGCGGCTGGAGTCCTAA
- a CDS encoding DUF58 domain-containing protein, with protein MSTPAARPVDIPSLRRGEIRDPQLSAALRTLELKIRRKLDGVLHGNHLGLIPGPGSEPGESRLYQPGDDVRRMDWSVTARTTSPHVRQMIADRELETWLVVDMSASLDFGTTNCEKRDLAVAAAAAIIFLNSGGGNRLGAIIANGDKIVRLPARSGRAHEQDILRSIATMPKAPQGVRGDLSVAIDALRRPERRRGMAVIISDFLGPINWMRPLRAVGGRHEVLGIEVLDPRDVELPDVGEVLLQDAETGITKEYRIDENLRRDFAQAAARHHEEVARTLRRCGAPLLSLRTDRDWINDIVRFVSQQRRGAVAGTGAGVR; from the coding sequence GTGAGCACCCCCGCAGCCCGGCCGGTAGATATCCCGTCCCTGCGTCGTGGCGAAATCCGTGATCCGCAGCTGTCGGCGGCGCTGCGGACCCTGGAACTGAAGATCCGGCGCAAGCTGGACGGGGTGTTGCACGGCAACCACCTCGGCCTGATCCCCGGCCCGGGATCCGAGCCGGGGGAGTCACGGCTGTACCAGCCCGGTGACGACGTCCGGCGCATGGACTGGTCGGTGACGGCGCGGACCACCAGCCCGCACGTTCGCCAGATGATCGCCGACCGCGAGCTGGAGACGTGGCTGGTGGTCGACATGTCGGCGAGTCTGGACTTCGGGACCACCAATTGCGAGAAGCGTGACCTCGCGGTGGCGGCGGCTGCCGCGATCATCTTCCTCAACAGCGGTGGCGGAAACCGGCTGGGCGCGATCATCGCCAACGGAGACAAGATTGTGCGGCTGCCCGCGCGCTCCGGACGCGCCCACGAACAGGACATCTTGCGCAGCATCGCCACCATGCCCAAGGCACCCCAAGGGGTACGTGGTGACTTGTCGGTGGCCATCGACGCGTTGCGCCGCCCGGAACGCCGTCGGGGGATGGCCGTGATCATCAGCGACTTCCTGGGCCCCATCAACTGGATGCGGCCGCTGCGGGCCGTCGGCGGCCGGCACGAGGTGTTGGGCATCGAGGTGCTCGACCCGCGCGATGTGGAGCTCCCGGATGTCGGTGAGGTGCTGCTGCAGGACGCCGAGACCGGGATCACCAAGGAGTACCGGATCGACGAGAACCTGCGCCGGGATTTCGCCCAGGCGGCAGCAAGGCATCATGAAGAGGTGGCACGCACATTACGCCGTTGCGGTGCACCGCTTTTGAGCCTGCGGACCGACCGTGACTGGATCAATGACATCGTGAGATTCGTCTCTCAACAGCGCCGCGGTGCGGTGGCGGGGACAGGAGCCGGGGTTCGATGA
- the fabG1 gene encoding 3-oxoacyl-ACP reductase FabG1, which yields MSDALGASVARPEFVSRSVLVTGGNRGIGLAIAQRLAADGHKVAVTHRGSGVPEGFFGVECDVTDNDAVDRAFKEVEEHQGAVEVLVSNAGITQDAFLMRMTEEKFEQVINANLTGAFRVAQRASRSMQRKRFGRMIFIGSVSGTWGIGNQANYAASKAGVIGLARSIARELSKAGVTANVVAPGFIDTEMTRALDERIQEGALEFIPAKRIGTAAEVAGAVSFLASEDAGYISGAVIPVDGGMGMGH from the coding sequence ATGTCTGATGCTCTCGGCGCTAGCGTCGCCCGTCCCGAGTTTGTCTCTCGCTCTGTCCTGGTCACCGGTGGCAACCGGGGTATCGGCCTGGCGATTGCGCAACGTCTTGCCGCCGACGGGCACAAGGTGGCAGTCACCCACCGCGGGTCCGGTGTGCCGGAGGGCTTCTTCGGGGTCGAGTGCGATGTCACCGACAACGATGCCGTCGATCGGGCCTTCAAGGAGGTCGAGGAGCACCAGGGTGCCGTCGAGGTCTTGGTCTCCAATGCCGGCATCACGCAGGACGCATTCCTGATGCGCATGACGGAAGAGAAGTTCGAGCAGGTCATCAACGCGAACCTGACCGGGGCGTTCCGGGTGGCCCAGCGGGCCTCGCGCAGCATGCAACGCAAGCGCTTCGGCCGGATGATCTTCATCGGTTCAGTCTCCGGCACCTGGGGAATCGGCAACCAGGCCAACTACGCCGCCTCCAAGGCCGGAGTCATCGGCTTGGCGCGCTCGATTGCCCGGGAGCTCTCCAAGGCAGGTGTCACCGCCAACGTGGTCGCACCGGGTTTCATCGACACCGAGATGACCCGTGCGCTCGACGAAAGGATCCAGGAGGGTGCCCTGGAATTCATCCCGGCCAAGCGGATAGGCACTGCCGCCGAGGTTGCCGGGGCGGTCAGCTTCCTGGCGTCCGAAGATGCCGGCTACATCTCCGGTGCGGTCATTCCGGTCGACGGCGGCATGGGCATGGGCCACTAA
- the moxR1 gene encoding chaperone MoxR1, whose translation MSSPGSPGGGAGYPGGSAGPASHAATSPALAAEVQNLERAIFEVKRVIVGQDRLVERILVGLLAKGHVLLEGVPGVAKTLAVETFAKVVGGSFSRVQFTPDLVPTDIIGTRIYRQGKEEFDTELGPVVANFLLADEINRAPAKVQSALLEVMAERHVSIGGKTYPMPKPFLVMATQNPIENEGVYPLPEAQRDRFLFKINVDYPTVEEEREIIYRMGVTPPEPKQILSSDALLRLQDLAANNFVHHALVDYVVRVISATRNPAQFGLGDVANWISYGASPRASLGIIASSRALALVRGRDYVIPQDVIEVIPDVLRHRLVMSYDALADEVSADTAINRILQTVGLPQVNAVPQQGHSVQPAMVGTNGPVPATHNAAPR comes from the coding sequence ATGTCATCACCAGGGTCACCAGGGGGAGGTGCCGGGTACCCCGGCGGAAGCGCCGGCCCCGCGTCGCACGCCGCGACATCACCGGCCCTGGCCGCCGAGGTGCAGAACCTTGAGCGCGCCATCTTCGAGGTCAAGCGCGTCATCGTGGGCCAGGACCGGCTCGTGGAGCGCATCCTCGTCGGTCTGCTCGCCAAGGGTCACGTGTTGCTCGAAGGTGTGCCCGGCGTCGCCAAGACGCTCGCGGTCGAGACCTTCGCCAAGGTGGTGGGCGGTTCGTTCTCCCGAGTCCAGTTCACTCCTGACCTGGTGCCCACCGACATCATCGGTACCCGCATCTACCGGCAGGGCAAGGAAGAGTTCGACACCGAGCTCGGCCCGGTGGTTGCGAACTTCCTGCTGGCCGACGAGATCAACCGTGCGCCCGCCAAGGTGCAGTCGGCGCTGCTGGAGGTCATGGCCGAACGGCACGTCTCGATCGGTGGCAAGACCTACCCGATGCCCAAGCCGTTCCTGGTGATGGCGACGCAGAACCCCATCGAGAACGAGGGCGTGTACCCGCTCCCGGAGGCGCAGCGCGACCGGTTCCTGTTCAAGATCAATGTCGATTACCCGACCGTCGAAGAAGAGCGCGAGATCATCTACCGGATGGGTGTCACGCCGCCGGAGCCCAAGCAGATTCTCTCCTCCGACGCACTGCTGCGCCTGCAGGACTTGGCGGCCAACAACTTCGTGCACCACGCGCTGGTCGACTACGTGGTCCGGGTCATCTCGGCCACCCGCAACCCCGCGCAATTCGGCCTCGGCGATGTCGCCAACTGGATCTCCTACGGTGCCAGCCCCCGTGCGTCGCTGGGCATCATCGCCTCGTCCCGTGCCCTGGCGCTGGTGCGGGGACGGGACTACGTGATCCCGCAGGACGTCATCGAGGTGATCCCGGATGTGCTGCGCCACCGTCTGGTGATGAGCTACGACGCTCTGGCCGACGAGGTCTCCGCCGACACCGCGATCAACAGGATTCTGCAGACGGTGGGCCTGCCGCAGGTGAATGCCGTTCCGCAACAAGGACATTCGGTGCAGCCGGCGATGGTCGGAACAAACGGCCCGGTCCCGGCCACCCATAACGCCGCGCCCAGGTGA
- a CDS encoding NlpC/P60 family protein, with product MQGLFVLRAALAVGIAIALVLFMGVPRATADENPLGPNVGTAFLNALGLNPSGGDWDNTLPFTGPSQGADPTKIMNGVMGVGQTALGALGIGGNSASAGAGRPLVYGRAAVERVIQRGGSQLGVPYSWGGGTVRGPSGGVDYDAGKVGYDCSGFTMFSYAAAGVKLPKYSGDQYNAGQKVPVSQAKRGDLLFYGPGGSQHVVIYLGNGQMLEASGSAEKVTVSPVRTGGMTPYAVRIIAW from the coding sequence ATCCAGGGGCTCTTCGTGTTACGGGCAGCTCTTGCGGTGGGGATCGCTATCGCACTGGTGCTGTTCATGGGCGTACCGCGGGCTACGGCCGATGAAAACCCGCTCGGTCCCAATGTCGGCACGGCCTTCTTGAACGCTCTGGGCCTCAACCCGTCGGGCGGGGACTGGGACAACACGCTGCCCTTCACGGGACCGAGTCAGGGTGCCGATCCGACAAAGATCATGAACGGCGTCATGGGCGTCGGTCAGACGGCGCTGGGTGCGTTGGGAATCGGCGGAAACAGTGCGTCGGCGGGCGCCGGCCGTCCGCTGGTCTACGGCCGCGCGGCGGTCGAACGGGTGATTCAGCGTGGCGGCAGCCAGCTGGGTGTGCCGTACTCCTGGGGCGGCGGAACCGTGCGTGGCCCCAGCGGTGGTGTCGACTACGACGCGGGCAAGGTCGGCTACGACTGTTCCGGGTTCACCATGTTCTCGTATGCGGCCGCGGGCGTGAAGCTGCCGAAGTACTCCGGCGATCAGTACAACGCGGGCCAGAAGGTTCCGGTCTCGCAGGCAAAGCGTGGTGACCTTCTCTTCTACGGCCCCGGTGGGTCGCAGCACGTGGTGATCTACCTCGGCAACGGTCAGATGCTGGAAGCCAGCGGCAGCGCGGAGAAGGTCACGGTGTCTCCGGTGCGCACGGGCGGCATGACTCCTTACGCGGTTCGTATCATCGCGTGGTAG
- a CDS encoding VWA domain-containing protein codes for MSDLPFFGPMTLTGFAHPWFFLVLLLVAGLVALYVVAQYMRQKRVLRFANTELLDSVAPTRPRTWRHLATALLVVGLMVLTIALAGPTHDVRIPRNRAVVMLVIDVSRSMESTDVAPNRLGAAKEAGKEFARNLTPGINLGLIAYAGTATVLVSPTTNRDATVNALDNLQLADRTATGEGIFTALQAIATVGAVIGGGDKPPPARIVLMSDGKETVPSNPDNPKGAYTAARTAKDQQVPISTIAFGTKDGYVEINGQRQNVPYAPDMMEKVAKLSGGETYTASTLSQLKEVYANLQQQIGYETIRGDASVGWLRLGALLVLAAAFVGLVINRRLPN; via the coding sequence ATGAGTGATCTGCCGTTCTTCGGGCCGATGACTCTGACGGGCTTTGCTCACCCGTGGTTCTTCCTGGTGCTGCTGTTGGTGGCCGGGCTGGTCGCGCTCTACGTGGTGGCGCAGTACATGCGTCAGAAGCGCGTGCTGCGCTTCGCGAACACCGAGCTGCTGGACTCGGTGGCCCCTACCCGGCCGCGTACTTGGCGACACCTTGCGACGGCATTGCTGGTGGTCGGTCTCATGGTGCTGACGATCGCGCTCGCCGGCCCCACACATGACGTCCGGATTCCCCGTAACCGCGCTGTCGTGATGCTCGTCATCGACGTCTCTCGGTCCATGGAATCGACCGACGTCGCCCCGAACCGTCTGGGTGCGGCGAAGGAAGCCGGTAAGGAGTTCGCGCGCAACCTCACCCCGGGCATCAACCTGGGGCTGATCGCCTACGCGGGCACCGCCACCGTGCTGGTGTCGCCGACCACCAACCGCGATGCCACCGTCAATGCCCTGGATAACCTGCAGCTTGCCGACCGCACCGCCACCGGTGAGGGCATCTTCACCGCGCTGCAGGCGATCGCCACGGTGGGCGCGGTCATCGGCGGCGGTGACAAGCCGCCACCGGCGCGCATCGTGCTGATGTCTGACGGTAAGGAAACGGTGCCGTCCAACCCCGACAACCCGAAAGGCGCCTACACCGCGGCGCGTACCGCCAAGGACCAGCAGGTGCCGATTTCGACCATCGCGTTCGGCACCAAGGACGGGTACGTCGAGATCAACGGTCAACGCCAGAACGTTCCCTACGCCCCGGACATGATGGAGAAGGTGGCCAAGCTCTCGGGTGGCGAGACGTACACGGCGTCGACGTTGAGCCAGCTCAAGGAGGTCTACGCCAATCTGCAGCAGCAGATCGGGTACGAGACGATCCGCGGCGACGCCAGTGTCGGGTGGCTGCGTCTGGGCGCGCTTCTGGTCTTGGCCGCGGCCTTCGTCGGGCTGGTCATCAACCGCCGCCTGCCCAACTGA
- a CDS encoding Rv1476 family membrane protein, which translates to MTPQHLPTFIPAELCQAVGVSVQTAGTDPMGWSAKCLEMTRADVNEDGVAAPSVDVPGLKDVVAKAHAKNIDLKVIALPNNPGIDTPLRDIATEIGKDHPDSTILVISPSFAGTYSATFDRVTLEAGQDVAKTGNPVLSANNFVDELGREHFSWTELTIALVVLVAAICAGITLVRGRFANDSVK; encoded by the coding sequence GTGACGCCGCAGCACCTGCCGACCTTCATTCCCGCCGAGCTGTGCCAGGCGGTGGGGGTGTCAGTCCAGACCGCGGGAACCGACCCCATGGGCTGGTCGGCCAAATGCCTGGAGATGACGCGCGCGGATGTCAACGAGGACGGAGTTGCCGCCCCGTCGGTCGACGTCCCCGGGCTCAAGGATGTCGTCGCGAAGGCGCATGCCAAGAACATCGACCTGAAGGTGATCGCGCTACCGAACAACCCCGGGATCGACACCCCGTTGCGCGATATCGCCACCGAGATCGGTAAGGACCATCCGGACTCGACGATCCTCGTCATCAGTCCGTCCTTCGCGGGAACGTACAGCGCCACGTTCGACCGGGTAACGCTGGAGGCGGGGCAGGACGTCGCCAAGACCGGCAACCCCGTGCTCTCGGCCAACAACTTTGTCGACGAGCTGGGGCGCGAGCACTTCTCGTGGACCGAGCTGACCATTGCGCTTGTCGTGCTAGTCGCGGCGATCTGTGCCGGAATTACGCTCGTTCGCGGCCGCTTCGCGAATGACTCGGTTAAGTAA
- a CDS encoding NlpC/P60 family protein has protein sequence MKRTVPQNFADRFAVRGKRTAVAALVVPPLVAGLMITSPTMAVTSAEPNDMASLITQLADTNQQIEQLTADVQTQQESINKGLVDLQDARDNAAAAGRAVEEGQRAVDAANGAIAEAQGKFDRMAVATYMAGPSGSYLTATNPDDVVRLASVTKSVESSSQTVMDNLRRARTEQVNKQSQARAIQEKADQATADAQKQQDDLVAAMHDVQKKLESQRGVAAELAAKKKSAEAQLAAARGPEFSASAASARVINPSAAIAGNGNEWTEGPAPAAAGGGEWDTTLPMIASANVPTDPTQTINMVLGIGNTAANVGQSAVCGVIGIFCPKAAPAAAASGEGGEYLPKVYGRENVERVIARAGSAMGTPYSWGGGSYNGPTRGIDSGAGTVGYDCSGLMMYGFAAVGIRLRHYTGYQYNSGRKVPSAQMKRGDMIFYGPNASQHVALYLGNGQMLEAPNTGDVVKVSPVRTSGMTPYVTRMIEW, from the coding sequence ATGAAACGGACAGTCCCGCAGAATTTCGCGGACCGTTTCGCGGTGCGTGGCAAACGGACCGCGGTGGCAGCCCTGGTGGTGCCCCCGCTCGTGGCTGGGTTGATGATCACGTCCCCGACCATGGCCGTCACCTCCGCCGAACCCAATGACATGGCATCGCTGATCACTCAGCTGGCCGACACCAACCAGCAGATCGAGCAGCTCACCGCGGACGTGCAGACTCAGCAGGAATCCATCAACAAGGGTCTGGTCGACCTGCAGGACGCACGCGATAACGCTGCCGCGGCCGGTCGGGCGGTCGAAGAAGGTCAGCGCGCTGTTGACGCCGCCAACGGCGCGATCGCCGAAGCGCAGGGCAAGTTCGACCGGATGGCCGTGGCCACCTATATGGCGGGTCCGTCCGGCTCATACCTGACGGCGACCAATCCCGACGATGTGGTGCGCCTTGCTTCGGTGACCAAGAGCGTGGAGTCGAGCTCGCAGACCGTCATGGACAACCTGCGCCGGGCACGGACCGAGCAGGTGAACAAGCAATCACAGGCGCGGGCCATTCAGGAGAAGGCCGACCAGGCGACTGCTGATGCGCAGAAACAGCAGGACGATCTGGTGGCTGCGATGCACGACGTGCAGAAGAAGCTGGAATCCCAGCGCGGAGTCGCCGCGGAGCTGGCGGCAAAGAAGAAGAGCGCCGAGGCGCAGTTGGCTGCCGCCCGTGGGCCGGAGTTCTCGGCGTCGGCCGCAAGCGCGCGGGTGATCAATCCGAGCGCCGCCATCGCCGGAAACGGGAACGAATGGACCGAGGGGCCGGCTCCTGCTGCCGCCGGCGGTGGCGAATGGGACACCACTCTCCCGATGATCGCCAGCGCCAACGTGCCCACCGATCCCACGCAGACCATCAACATGGTGTTGGGCATCGGCAACACCGCAGCCAACGTCGGCCAGTCCGCGGTGTGCGGTGTGATCGGCATCTTCTGCCCGAAGGCCGCCCCGGCGGCGGCAGCTTCCGGCGAGGGTGGTGAGTACCTCCCCAAGGTCTACGGCCGCGAGAACGTGGAGCGCGTCATCGCCCGCGCCGGTAGTGCCATGGGCACGCCGTACTCCTGGGGTGGTGGCTCATACAACGGTCCGACCCGTGGAATCGATTCCGGCGCAGGAACTGTCGGCTACGACTGCTCCGGGTTGATGATGTACGGCTTCGCCGCGGTCGGCATCAGGCTTCGGCACTACACCGGATATCAGTACAACTCCGGGCGCAAGGTGCCCAGTGCACAGATGAAGCGTGGCGACATGATCTTCTACGGCCCCAACGCAAGTCAGCACGTGGCGCTGTACCTCGGCAACGGCCAGATGCTCGAAGCGCCGAACACCGGCGATGTGGTCAAGGTGTCGCCGGTGCGCACCAGCGGCATGACGCCCTATGTAACCCGGATGATTGAGTGGTAG
- the inhA gene encoding NADH-dependent enoyl-ACP reductase InhA codes for MAGLLEGKRILVTGIITDSSIAFHIAKVAQEQGAELVLTGFDRLRLIERITQRLPKPAPLLELDVQNEEHIGSLAGRITEVIGEGNKLDGVVHSIGFMPQTGMGLNPFFEAPFEDVSKGFHISAFSYASLAKAVLPVMNRGGSIVGMDFDPTRAMPFYNWMTVAKSALESVNRFVAREAGAVGVRSNLVAAGPIRTLAMSAIVGGALGEEAGQQMSVLEDGWDQRAPIGWDMKDPTPVAKTVCALLSDWLPATTGDIIFADGGAHTQLL; via the coding sequence GTGGCAGGACTACTTGAGGGCAAGCGCATCCTGGTGACGGGCATCATCACCGATTCGTCCATCGCATTCCACATCGCGAAGGTCGCGCAGGAGCAGGGCGCCGAGTTGGTGCTCACCGGGTTCGACCGGTTGCGTCTCATCGAGCGCATCACCCAGCGCCTCCCGAAGCCGGCGCCGCTACTGGAACTCGATGTGCAGAACGAGGAGCACATCGGGAGCCTGGCCGGCCGCATCACCGAGGTGATCGGCGAGGGCAACAAGCTCGACGGCGTGGTGCACTCGATCGGCTTCATGCCGCAGACCGGCATGGGGCTGAACCCGTTCTTCGAGGCGCCGTTCGAGGATGTCTCCAAGGGCTTCCACATCTCGGCGTTCTCCTACGCGTCGCTGGCCAAGGCGGTACTTCCCGTCATGAACCGCGGCGGCAGCATCGTGGGTATGGACTTCGACCCCACGCGGGCGATGCCGTTCTACAACTGGATGACCGTGGCCAAGAGCGCCCTGGAGTCGGTCAACCGGTTCGTCGCACGCGAAGCCGGCGCGGTCGGTGTTCGGTCGAATCTCGTTGCGGCCGGGCCTATCCGGACACTCGCAATGAGCGCCATTGTCGGCGGGGCACTCGGCGAAGAGGCCGGCCAGCAGATGAGTGTGCTGGAGGACGGCTGGGATCAGCGCGCCCCGATCGGCTGGGACATGAAGGATCCGACGCCGGTCGCCAAGACGGTGTGTGCCCTGCTGTCCGACTGGCTGCCCGCCACCACCGGCGACATCATCTTCGCCGACGGCGGCGCGCACACCCAACTGCTCTAG